In one Choloepus didactylus isolate mChoDid1 chromosome 1, mChoDid1.pri, whole genome shotgun sequence genomic region, the following are encoded:
- the GCSAM gene encoding germinal center-associated signaling and motility protein isoform X2 produces the protein MGNHLLREYRCWDCHIAERCFCLPWKRIHIFKERQHSQKEDEGMSSAPIQENAEQTSSEELCYTLINHRVLTRRPSGNSAEGDYENVFPHAERPRESWGGTETEYSLLRVPSTSRLPPSPEAEYELLTPSGITPHSLQPPCLFMAPSQTQFSYL, from the exons ATGGGGAACCATCTGTTGAGGGAATACAG ATGCTGGGATTGCCACATCGCTGAAAGGTGTTTCTGCCTTCCGTG gaaaagaatacatatttttaaagagagaCAACATTCCCAAAAGGAAG atgAAGGGATGTCATCTGCTCCCATCCAG GAAAATGCTGAGCAGACTTCCTCGGAGGAACTGTGCTACACCCTCATCAATCACAGAGTCCTCACGAGAAGGCCGTCAGGGAACTCAGCTGAAGGGGACTATGAGAACGTTTTCCCCCATGCTGAGAGGCCCAGAGAGTCCTGGGGAGGAACTGAGACTGAGTATTCACTTCTCCGTGTGCCTTCCACCTCTAGGCTGCCACCTTCCCCAGAAGCAGAATATGAACTGCTCACGCCCAGTGGAATCACCCCTCACTCACTGCAACCGCCGTGTCTATTTATGGCCCCTTCTCAGACTCAGTTTTCCTATTTATAA
- the GCSAM gene encoding germinal center-associated signaling and motility protein isoform X1 → MGNHLLREYRCWDCHIAERCFCLPWKRIHIFKERQHSQKEDEGMSSAPIQQENAEQTSSEELCYTLINHRVLTRRPSGNSAEGDYENVFPHAERPRESWGGTETEYSLLRVPSTSRLPPSPEAEYELLTPSGITPHSLQPPCLFMAPSQTQFSYL, encoded by the exons ATGGGGAACCATCTGTTGAGGGAATACAG ATGCTGGGATTGCCACATCGCTGAAAGGTGTTTCTGCCTTCCGTG gaaaagaatacatatttttaaagagagaCAACATTCCCAAAAGGAAG atgAAGGGATGTCATCTGCTCCCATCCAG CAGGAAAATGCTGAGCAGACTTCCTCGGAGGAACTGTGCTACACCCTCATCAATCACAGAGTCCTCACGAGAAGGCCGTCAGGGAACTCAGCTGAAGGGGACTATGAGAACGTTTTCCCCCATGCTGAGAGGCCCAGAGAGTCCTGGGGAGGAACTGAGACTGAGTATTCACTTCTCCGTGTGCCTTCCACCTCTAGGCTGCCACCTTCCCCAGAAGCAGAATATGAACTGCTCACGCCCAGTGGAATCACCCCTCACTCACTGCAACCGCCGTGTCTATTTATGGCCCCTTCTCAGACTCAGTTTTCCTATTTATAA